A DNA window from Mycolicibacter terrae contains the following coding sequences:
- a CDS encoding esterase family protein, which yields MRKKSPRRLHRVPRVAAAALLPGLIGLGAAAAPPAGAAGPEFLQVPSPSMGHNITVEFQGGGAPAVYLLDGLRARDDRSGWDIETPAFSEYSGSGISVVAPVGGRSSFYTDWYGSANGQTYKWETFLTSELPRYLAGRGVRSTRNAVVGVSMSGSSALILAAYHPQQFAYAASLSALLTPSSGNGPMLIGMAMNDEGGFNPQDMWGPTGGPGWQRNDPTVQAGRLAGANTRLWIYSGNGTPSEIGEGSLPGQVIEQVVMQSNIAFRDAYNGAGGHNATFNIDSSGVHSWGYWNGQLVAMKPDMQNTLGAGGRV from the coding sequence ATGCGGAAGAAATCACCACGCCGGCTGCACCGGGTCCCCCGGGTCGCCGCGGCGGCGTTACTGCCGGGGCTGATCGGCTTGGGCGCGGCGGCGGCACCCCCCGCCGGCGCCGCCGGGCCGGAATTCCTACAGGTGCCCTCGCCGAGCATGGGCCACAACATCACCGTTGAATTCCAGGGCGGCGGCGCGCCCGCGGTCTACCTGCTCGACGGCCTGCGCGCCCGCGACGACCGAAGCGGCTGGGACATCGAAACCCCGGCGTTCAGCGAGTACAGCGGTTCCGGGATCTCCGTGGTGGCACCGGTCGGCGGGCGCTCCAGCTTCTACACCGACTGGTATGGCTCGGCCAACGGCCAGACCTACAAGTGGGAGACGTTTCTTACCAGCGAACTGCCGCGCTACCTCGCCGGACGGGGCGTCCGCTCGACCCGCAACGCGGTGGTGGGAGTCTCGATGTCGGGCTCGTCGGCGCTGATCCTGGCGGCCTACCATCCGCAGCAATTCGCATATGCCGCCTCGCTTTCGGCGCTGCTGACGCCGTCCAGCGGCAATGGCCCGATGCTCATCGGCATGGCGATGAACGACGAGGGCGGCTTCAACCCGCAGGACATGTGGGGCCCGACGGGCGGTCCGGGCTGGCAGCGCAACGACCCGACGGTGCAAGCCGGACGGCTGGCGGGCGCCAACACCCGGCTGTGGATCTACAGCGGCAACGGCACACCATCGGAGATCGGCGAGGGAAGCCTGCCCGGCCAGGTGATCGAACAGGTCGTCATGCAGAGCAATATCGCCTTCCGCGACGCCTACAACGGTGCGGGCGGACACAACGCCACGTTCAACATCGACAGCAGCGGCGTGCACAGCTGGGGCTACTGGAACGGCCAGCTGGTGGCGATGAAGCCCGACATGCAGAACACGTTGGGCGCCGGAGGGCGCGTCTGA
- a CDS encoding GAF and ANTAR domain-containing protein — translation MVLTDHNDLMRDVAVLVRTLDKRAEVDVEGALEELVANLLAHMPLAQHAGVTLTTSDGDVQTLGATDAHPAVLDDIQRRLREGPCLSAAWNHHLVRLDDVSCEQRWPAFCREVAATTPIRSILAFELFTGPGSTGALNFYAETPDAFDDDAVELGLTLATHAALAWHMVRRDEQFRSALASRDVIGQAKGMLMERFGIDALRAFELLKRLSQNLNTPLADVAQQVVVGRRGAVVPPL, via the coding sequence ATGGTGCTGACCGACCACAACGACCTGATGCGTGATGTGGCGGTCCTGGTTCGCACGCTGGATAAGCGAGCAGAAGTCGACGTCGAGGGGGCGCTGGAGGAGCTGGTCGCGAACCTGCTCGCTCACATGCCGCTCGCCCAGCACGCGGGCGTCACCCTGACGACGTCGGACGGCGACGTGCAGACGCTCGGGGCGACCGACGCCCATCCCGCGGTCCTCGACGACATTCAGCGGCGCCTCCGGGAGGGGCCGTGCCTGAGCGCGGCGTGGAACCATCACCTCGTTCGGCTGGACGACGTCTCCTGCGAGCAGCGGTGGCCGGCCTTCTGCCGGGAAGTGGCGGCGACGACACCGATCCGGTCCATCCTGGCGTTCGAATTGTTCACCGGTCCGGGAAGCACCGGAGCCCTGAACTTCTACGCCGAAACCCCCGATGCCTTCGACGACGACGCGGTGGAGCTGGGTTTGACCCTGGCCACCCATGCCGCGCTGGCCTGGCACATGGTGCGCCGCGACGAGCAGTTCCGCAGCGCGCTGGCCTCCCGCGATGTCATCGGGCAGGCCAAGGGGATGCTCATGGAACGGTTCGGTATCGACGCGTTGCGGGCCTTCGAACTGCTCAAGCGGCTGTCGCAGAACCTGAACACCCCGCTCGCCGATGTGGCACAGCAGGTGGTGGTCGGCCGGCGGGGCGCCGTCGTCCCACCGTTGTAA
- a CDS encoding glycosyltransferase produces MRIAMVSEHASPLATPGGPDAGGQNVHVAELSAALARRGHHVEVYTRRDDPDLPDRVDTEQGYTVVHVPAGPPRHLPKDELLQYMGSFGRYLDDQWDDERPDIAHAHFWMSGIATQLAAKRRGVPTVQTFHALGVVKQRHLGHRDTSPAERLRLETRVAHEATWVTAGCSDEVFELIRLGRDRLRISVVPCGVDVDRFAPHGPTAPRSGRRRIVAVGRFVPHKGFDTVIEALTTVPTAELVIAGGPERAELDTVPEACRLRKLAADLGVADRVSLYGSVAREEVPALLRSADVVTCTPWYEPFGIVPLEAMACGVPVVASAVGGMLDTVVHDLTGLLVPPKDPRACANAVNAILRDRRAASGFGAAGRERARSRYSWERIATDTLRVYDRLLPVTAPSRGTTRTSRSG; encoded by the coding sequence ATGAGGATCGCAATGGTTTCCGAACATGCCAGCCCGCTCGCCACGCCCGGCGGACCCGATGCCGGCGGCCAGAACGTCCACGTCGCCGAGTTGTCGGCTGCGCTGGCCCGCCGCGGCCACCACGTCGAGGTCTATACCCGCCGCGACGACCCCGACCTGCCCGACCGCGTTGATACCGAGCAGGGTTACACGGTGGTCCACGTCCCGGCGGGGCCACCACGTCATCTGCCCAAAGACGAACTGCTGCAGTACATGGGGTCGTTCGGGCGCTACCTGGATGACCAATGGGACGATGAGCGGCCCGACATCGCGCACGCGCATTTCTGGATGTCGGGGATCGCCACTCAGCTGGCGGCCAAACGCCGCGGGGTGCCGACGGTTCAGACGTTTCACGCCCTGGGCGTCGTCAAGCAGCGGCACCTGGGACATCGCGACACGAGTCCCGCCGAACGACTGCGGCTGGAGACGCGAGTGGCGCACGAGGCGACGTGGGTGACGGCCGGCTGCAGCGACGAGGTGTTCGAGTTGATACGCCTGGGCCGAGACCGGTTGCGGATCTCCGTGGTGCCGTGCGGCGTCGACGTGGACAGGTTTGCGCCGCACGGCCCGACAGCTCCCCGGTCGGGACGGCGCCGCATCGTCGCGGTCGGTCGTTTCGTGCCCCACAAGGGATTCGATACCGTGATCGAGGCGCTGACCACCGTTCCCACCGCCGAGCTGGTGATCGCCGGCGGGCCCGAACGTGCCGAACTCGATACCGTCCCGGAGGCCTGCCGGCTGCGGAAACTCGCCGCTGATCTCGGTGTGGCGGACCGGGTTTCGCTGTACGGGTCGGTCGCCCGCGAGGAGGTGCCGGCGTTGCTGCGGTCAGCGGACGTGGTGACGTGTACCCCATGGTACGAACCGTTCGGGATCGTACCGCTGGAGGCGATGGCCTGCGGGGTGCCGGTGGTGGCATCCGCGGTGGGCGGCATGCTCGACACCGTCGTCCACGACCTGACCGGCCTGCTGGTACCCCCGAAGGATCCGCGTGCGTGCGCCAACGCCGTCAACGCCATCCTGCGGGATCGGCGGGCCGCGTCGGGCTTCGGCGCAGCCGGGAGGGAGCGCGCCCGCTCGCGCTACTCCTGGGAGCGCATCGCGACCGACACGCTGCGGGTCTACGACCGGCTGCTGCCGGTAACTGCCCCGAGCCGGGGCACCACCCGGACCTCGCGGTCGGGATGA
- a CDS encoding glycosyltransferase — protein MAFAQTIPRSLLVWHVHGSWMDSFVAGGHRYLVPVNAPHDPDGRGVGVREWPRAREVPYRDLPDHEIDLVVLQRPHEAEMVERVLGRRPGIDLPAVYVEHNPPRPFAVESRHPIADRDDIPLIHVTAFNRLMWDNGRAPTTVIDHGIADPGHLYTGDVAAAGALIDEPVRRWRAVGADLLGAFGQSAPVDVWGMGTEDLNDPPHRCAGVTGHGHIRTGPLMKELAHRRVYLHTARWTSLSLSLLEAMFLGMPVVAVASTMVPLVVPPEAGVVSADIDTLRAALAGLVADRYLAEVVGKAARDYATEHFGLERFLCEWDRVIEEQCAARP, from the coding sequence ATGGCGTTTGCGCAGACCATCCCGCGTTCGCTGCTCGTGTGGCATGTGCACGGTTCCTGGATGGACTCCTTCGTTGCCGGCGGGCACCGCTACCTCGTTCCAGTCAACGCCCCGCACGATCCCGACGGCCGTGGAGTGGGTGTCCGCGAGTGGCCGCGGGCCCGGGAGGTCCCCTACCGCGACCTACCCGATCACGAAATCGACCTGGTGGTGCTGCAGCGCCCGCACGAGGCGGAGATGGTCGAACGCGTGCTGGGCCGCCGGCCCGGGATCGACCTTCCCGCGGTCTACGTGGAGCACAACCCGCCCCGGCCGTTCGCGGTCGAGAGCCGGCACCCGATCGCGGACCGTGACGACATCCCGCTGATCCACGTCACCGCCTTCAACCGGCTGATGTGGGACAACGGCCGCGCCCCGACCACGGTCATCGACCACGGGATCGCCGACCCGGGACATCTGTATACCGGTGACGTTGCGGCGGCGGGCGCCCTGATCGACGAACCGGTGCGGCGGTGGCGCGCAGTGGGCGCCGATCTGCTGGGCGCATTCGGGCAGTCCGCGCCGGTCGATGTCTGGGGGATGGGCACCGAGGACCTCAACGACCCGCCTCACCGGTGTGCCGGTGTCACCGGCCACGGCCACATCCGAACCGGGCCGCTGATGAAGGAGCTGGCCCACCGACGGGTCTACCTGCACACCGCGCGCTGGACATCGCTGAGCCTCTCGCTGCTGGAAGCGATGTTCCTGGGAATGCCGGTGGTGGCTGTGGCTTCGACCATGGTGCCGCTGGTCGTGCCCCCGGAGGCCGGCGTCGTCAGCGCCGACATCGACACCTTACGGGCGGCGCTGGCCGGACTGGTCGCCGACCGCTACCTGGCTGAGGTGGTCGGCAAGGCGGCCCGTGACTACGCGACGGAACACTTCGGGCTCGAACGATTTCTGTGCGAGTGGGACCGGGTCATCGAGGAGCAGTGCGCGGCGCGGCCGTGA
- a CDS encoding IS481 family transposase, protein MSHANARLTVHGRQLLVDRILTGGRKPAHVAAELGVSRQCAYRWVHRYLTEGSAGLVDRSSRPHRCPRRTAASVETAVVELRRSSRRGQDWIGTELAVPARTVSAILRRHEVAYLRDCDPLTGALIRSSKATTVRYERARPGELIHMDVKKIGRIPDGGGWKAHGRQAGDTATRKKARIGFDYVHSAIDDHSRLAYSEILPDEKGATCGAFLARAAQYFTTHGITIERVITDNHFSYRRSNDVAATITAIGAKHVFIKPYCPWQNGKVERFNRTLQTEWAYRQVFTTNAARSAALAPWLEYYNNQRRHSAIGGQPPISRLSPT, encoded by the coding sequence GTGTCTCACGCTAATGCCCGCTTGACCGTTCATGGTCGTCAACTGCTGGTCGATCGAATCCTGACCGGCGGGCGCAAACCCGCGCATGTCGCCGCTGAACTCGGTGTATCACGGCAATGCGCCTATCGATGGGTCCACCGCTATCTCACCGAAGGATCGGCCGGTCTCGTCGACCGGTCCTCACGACCGCACCGGTGCCCGCGACGCACCGCCGCATCGGTGGAGACCGCCGTGGTCGAACTGCGTCGTTCCTCCCGTCGAGGCCAGGATTGGATCGGTACCGAACTCGCGGTGCCGGCACGCACGGTCTCGGCGATCCTGCGCCGCCACGAGGTGGCCTACCTACGCGACTGCGACCCGTTGACCGGAGCGCTCATTCGCTCGTCGAAAGCCACCACGGTGCGCTACGAACGGGCCCGGCCCGGCGAGCTGATTCACATGGACGTCAAGAAGATCGGACGCATTCCCGACGGCGGAGGATGGAAAGCCCATGGCCGCCAGGCCGGTGACACCGCCACACGCAAGAAGGCCCGGATCGGGTTCGACTACGTGCACTCGGCCATCGACGATCACTCTCGGCTGGCGTACTCGGAGATCCTGCCCGACGAGAAGGGCGCCACTTGCGGAGCGTTTCTCGCGCGCGCAGCTCAATACTTCACCACCCACGGCATCACTATCGAGCGCGTCATCACCGACAACCACTTCAGCTATCGCCGCTCCAACGACGTCGCCGCCACCATCACCGCGATCGGCGCCAAACACGTCTTCATCAAGCCCTACTGCCCATGGCAGAACGGAAAAGTGGAGCGCTTCAATCGCACCCTGCAGACCGAGTGGGCCTACCGCCAGGTCTTCACCACCAACGCCGCACGAAGCGCAGCTCTTGCTCCCTGGCTCGAGTACTACAACAATCAACGCCGCCACTCAGCCATCGGAGGCCAACCCCCAATCAGCCGACTGTCACCAACGTGA
- a CDS encoding YncE family protein — translation MTWQTWCGAAVAGVLACAGCSAPGRSLHSAPETVSVQAQTPLRDPVWSYRTDSLIALTDDGRLAAVDHADDPDTVNTRFSAPLDAGRNVQISRADDRTVFVPQPARGRVAAVDLTSLRQIGDIDAGPAPSYLSEDSGMRILLALSADGSTVTPVEELGLRRLPAAKVAAGPTGVIDGANRGRVIEYHVYGPAGVSYYKAQPFQQQSPPEHRGSYHTEVVAAAGDGTAVSRVYLADAGGDTLYAVESGRGGHGLREVGRAPVSSPIRHLGSDATRVYAATETDVSVFESASFTGFSHGSIPMLRVIDYRAGLPSGPARSAPLSGMAIGPDRVYLTLRGQPVVVSVAKPRL, via the coding sequence ATGACCTGGCAGACCTGGTGTGGCGCGGCGGTCGCCGGCGTGCTCGCGTGCGCCGGCTGCTCAGCCCCGGGCCGGTCGTTGCACAGTGCGCCGGAAACCGTTTCAGTGCAGGCACAGACACCGCTGCGCGATCCGGTCTGGTCATATCGCACCGATTCGCTCATCGCACTCACCGACGACGGCCGGCTGGCGGCGGTCGATCACGCCGACGACCCCGATACCGTCAACACGCGGTTCTCGGCGCCGCTGGACGCCGGGCGCAACGTCCAGATCAGCCGCGCCGATGACCGGACGGTGTTCGTACCGCAGCCGGCCCGCGGCCGGGTCGCGGCGGTCGATTTGACCAGCCTGCGGCAGATCGGCGATATCGACGCCGGGCCGGCGCCGTCCTACCTGTCCGAGGACTCGGGCATGCGGATACTGCTCGCGCTGTCCGCCGACGGCTCGACGGTCACCCCGGTCGAGGAGCTTGGTCTGCGCCGACTACCGGCCGCAAAGGTGGCCGCGGGCCCGACCGGCGTCATCGACGGCGCCAACCGCGGGCGCGTCATCGAATACCACGTCTACGGACCGGCCGGAGTCTCCTATTACAAGGCGCAACCGTTCCAGCAACAGTCGCCGCCGGAGCACCGCGGCAGCTACCACACCGAGGTCGTCGCGGCCGCCGGAGACGGTACGGCCGTGAGCCGGGTTTATCTGGCCGACGCCGGCGGCGACACGCTGTACGCCGTCGAATCCGGGCGCGGCGGGCACGGTTTGCGCGAGGTCGGCCGGGCGCCGGTCTCCTCGCCGATCCGCCATCTCGGCTCCGACGCCACCCGGGTGTATGCCGCCACCGAGACCGATGTGAGCGTTTTCGAGTCGGCGAGCTTCACCGGCTTTTCCCACGGCAGCATCCCGATGCTGCGCGTCATCGACTACCGGGCCGGTCTACCGTCCGGGCCGGCCCGGTCCGCACCCCTGTCCGGCATGGCGATCGGCCCCGACCGGGTGTATTTGACCCTGCGGGGCCAGCCGGTCGTGGTCAGCGTCGCCAAGCCGCGATTGTGA
- a CDS encoding molybdopterin oxidoreductase family protein — protein MTDRIAEPWGARTPYAAGQRWPDRVDTELAEGVDADEVDWSQSAAVLHSNGDGLDIASHEGRIVGVRGRRADRVNHGRVDPKDLFGWQANNSPDRLTVPLVREGGRLVESDWDTAMNRIVATSQALLRDAGPGSIGFYTSGQLLLEEYYTLGVIARAGLGTNHVDGNTRLCTATAEWALKETFGCDGQPGSYTDVDHADVIALYGHNVAETQTVLWSRMLDRLAGADPPQIICVDPRETPVAKEATVHLAPLPGTNLALMNGLLHEVIAHDWVDHDYIAAHTVGYDALAACVAEYPPERVAEICDVPAADLRRAAEILGHAQRLLSTVLQGFYQSHQATAAAVAVNNLNVIRGMLGRPGAGILQMNGQPTAQNTRECGANGDLPGFRNWRNDGHVAELARLWNVDIAKIPHYSEPTHAMQMLRFAEQGTLRMLWVSATNPAVSLPELRRIRHILGQTRLFLVVQDIFATETAELADVVLPAAAWGEKTGTFTNADRTVHISDKAVDPPGQARPDLEIFCDYAERMDFRDSDGAPLISWRDPESAFEAWQRCSAGRPCDYTGLSYEKLRGGSGIQWPCNAEHPDGTERLYADGEFWSKPDYCESYGKDLVTGGSIEPAQYRATNPDGKAVLRAAGHTTPHEHPVDDDELWLTTGRAVYHFHTRTKTARAPQLNDAAPQVWVELSAGDAGRRGIRDGDLAVIRSPRGCVQARARVGGIRDGVAFLPFHYGYWDADGAGHHRAANELTITDWDPVSKQPLFKTSVVRIGKAADEDRSGW, from the coding sequence ATGACCGACCGCATCGCGGAGCCCTGGGGCGCCCGGACGCCCTATGCCGCAGGGCAGCGGTGGCCCGACCGGGTGGACACCGAACTGGCCGAAGGCGTCGACGCCGACGAGGTGGACTGGTCGCAGTCCGCGGCGGTGCTGCATTCCAACGGCGACGGTCTCGACATCGCCAGCCATGAGGGCCGGATCGTCGGGGTGCGCGGACGCCGGGCCGACCGGGTCAACCACGGACGGGTCGACCCGAAGGACCTGTTCGGCTGGCAGGCCAACAACTCCCCCGACCGGCTGACGGTGCCGCTGGTGCGCGAGGGCGGTCGACTGGTCGAATCCGATTGGGACACCGCGATGAATCGGATCGTCGCGACCTCCCAGGCGCTGCTGCGCGACGCCGGACCCGGTTCGATCGGCTTCTACACCAGCGGTCAGCTGCTGCTGGAGGAGTACTACACGCTCGGGGTGATCGCCCGCGCCGGGCTGGGCACCAACCACGTCGACGGCAACACCCGGCTGTGCACCGCGACCGCGGAATGGGCGCTGAAGGAGACGTTCGGCTGCGACGGCCAGCCCGGCTCCTACACCGACGTCGACCACGCCGACGTGATCGCGCTCTACGGCCACAACGTCGCCGAGACCCAGACCGTGCTGTGGTCACGCATGCTGGACCGGCTGGCCGGCGCCGACCCGCCGCAGATCATCTGCGTCGACCCGCGCGAGACCCCGGTCGCCAAGGAGGCGACGGTGCATCTGGCGCCGCTGCCCGGGACCAATCTGGCGTTGATGAACGGCCTGCTGCACGAGGTGATCGCGCACGACTGGGTGGATCACGACTACATCGCCGCCCACACCGTCGGCTACGACGCGCTGGCGGCGTGCGTCGCCGAATACCCGCCGGAGCGGGTGGCCGAGATCTGCGATGTCCCGGCCGCCGACCTGCGGCGCGCCGCGGAGATTCTCGGGCACGCCCAGCGCCTGCTCTCCACTGTGCTGCAGGGCTTCTACCAATCCCATCAGGCCACTGCGGCGGCGGTTGCGGTCAACAACCTCAACGTGATCCGCGGCATGCTCGGGCGCCCGGGTGCCGGCATTCTGCAGATGAACGGGCAGCCGACCGCGCAGAACACCCGCGAGTGCGGCGCCAACGGTGACCTGCCCGGTTTTCGCAATTGGCGCAATGACGGCCACGTCGCCGAGTTGGCCCGGTTGTGGAACGTCGACATCGCCAAGATCCCGCACTATTCGGAGCCGACGCACGCCATGCAGATGTTGCGCTTCGCCGAGCAGGGCACCCTGCGGATGCTCTGGGTCAGCGCCACCAATCCGGCGGTGTCTCTGCCGGAGTTGCGCCGCATCCGGCACATCCTCGGGCAGACCCGGCTGTTTTTGGTGGTGCAGGACATCTTCGCGACCGAGACCGCCGAGCTCGCCGACGTCGTGCTGCCGGCCGCGGCGTGGGGAGAGAAGACCGGAACGTTCACCAATGCCGACCGCACGGTGCACATCTCCGACAAGGCCGTCGACCCGCCCGGTCAGGCCCGCCCCGATCTGGAGATCTTCTGCGACTACGCCGAGCGGATGGATTTCCGCGATTCCGACGGCGCCCCGCTGATCTCATGGCGCGACCCGGAATCGGCGTTCGAGGCCTGGCAGCGGTGCAGTGCGGGCCGCCCCTGCGACTACACCGGGTTGAGCTATGAGAAGCTGCGCGGCGGCAGCGGCATCCAATGGCCGTGCAACGCAGAGCATCCCGACGGCACCGAGCGCTTGTATGCCGACGGCGAGTTCTGGAGCAAGCCGGACTACTGCGAAAGCTACGGCAAGGACCTGGTCACCGGCGGGTCGATCGAACCGGCCCAGTATCGCGCAACGAACCCGGACGGCAAGGCGGTGCTGCGGGCCGCCGGTCACACCACCCCGCATGAGCATCCCGTCGACGACGACGAGCTGTGGCTGACGACCGGCCGCGCCGTCTATCACTTCCATACCCGCACCAAGACCGCTCGCGCACCTCAACTCAACGACGCGGCGCCGCAGGTGTGGGTGGAGTTGTCGGCCGGCGACGCCGGCCGACGCGGGATTCGTGACGGCGATCTGGCCGTCATCCGTTCGCCGCGCGGCTGTGTGCAGGCTCGCGCCCGGGTGGGCGGCATCCGGGACGGGGTGGCATTCCTGCCGTTTCACTACGGCTACTGGGACGCCGACGGCGCCGGCCACCACCGCGCGGCCAATGAATTGACGATCACCGACTGGGACCCGGTGTCCAAGCAGCCACTGTTCAAGACCTCGGTGGTGCGCATCGGCAAAGCCGCCGACGAAGACCGGAGCGGCTGGTGA
- a CDS encoding type 1 glutamine amidotransferase domain-containing protein — MSESQEGRRVAFLVAPEGAEEVELTEPWRAVAEAGASPVLVSTTTGPVQAFNHLDRGGEFDVDRVVDDVSADDFDALVLPGGVANPDQLRTDDRAVAFVREFFNAGKPVAVICHGPWTLIEAGVLAGRRITSWPSLRTDIINAGGDWVDEALVRCDGGSSILLSSRKPDDLPAFCDALVAELSAQEVPL; from the coding sequence ATGTCTGAATCGCAAGAGGGTCGCCGGGTCGCATTCCTGGTGGCACCCGAAGGCGCCGAGGAGGTCGAGCTGACCGAGCCGTGGCGGGCGGTTGCCGAGGCCGGCGCGTCCCCGGTGTTGGTGTCGACGACCACCGGGCCGGTTCAGGCCTTCAACCACCTGGACCGCGGCGGCGAGTTCGACGTGGACCGGGTGGTCGACGACGTCTCAGCGGACGACTTCGACGCACTGGTCCTGCCGGGCGGGGTGGCCAACCCGGACCAGTTGCGCACCGATGACCGTGCGGTCGCGTTCGTGCGGGAATTCTTCAACGCCGGCAAGCCGGTCGCCGTCATCTGCCATGGCCCATGGACCCTGATCGAAGCCGGAGTCCTTGCCGGCCGGCGGATCACGTCGTGGCCGAGCCTGCGCACCGACATCATCAACGCGGGCGGAGACTGGGTGGACGAGGCGTTGGTCCGCTGCGATGGCGGGTCGTCGATCCTGCTGTCGAGCCGCAAGCCCGACGACCTGCCGGCGTTCTGCGATGCGTTGGTAGCCGAGCTGTCGGCGCAAGAGGTACCGCTGTGA
- a CDS encoding cutinase family protein: MSARACLYSLGSLAIAATAAGAAILFVPGVPAARAQPCPDTELVFARGTGEPVGVGPTGQAFANALSARLAPKPLSVYAVNYPAIDQWDTGIDGVRDAGAHVVSRATTCPKTKMVLGGYSQGAAVMGFVTSAQVPDGVDPATVPKPLDPDVAEHVAAVVLFAMPNERAMKFLKEPTIAIGPTYQAKTLQVCAPEDAVCSEGLSFAAHDSYAGDDVTMVEQGADFAARRLQSRLG, translated from the coding sequence ATGTCCGCCCGTGCCTGCCTTTATTCCCTTGGCTCTCTGGCGATCGCGGCAACCGCTGCCGGTGCCGCAATCCTTTTCGTCCCCGGCGTACCCGCCGCGAGAGCCCAGCCGTGTCCCGATACCGAGTTGGTGTTCGCGCGCGGAACCGGTGAGCCGGTTGGCGTCGGTCCGACCGGACAGGCGTTCGCCAATGCGCTCAGCGCGCGTCTGGCCCCCAAACCGTTGTCGGTCTACGCGGTCAACTATCCGGCCATCGACCAGTGGGACACCGGGATCGACGGCGTTCGGGACGCTGGTGCTCACGTGGTCTCCCGGGCAACCACGTGTCCCAAGACCAAAATGGTGCTGGGCGGCTATTCCCAGGGCGCCGCGGTGATGGGCTTCGTCACCTCGGCGCAGGTGCCCGACGGTGTCGATCCGGCGACGGTGCCCAAACCGCTGGACCCCGACGTCGCCGAACATGTCGCCGCGGTGGTGTTGTTCGCGATGCCCAACGAGCGGGCGATGAAGTTCCTCAAGGAGCCCACGATCGCGATCGGTCCGACCTACCAGGCCAAAACGCTGCAGGTGTGCGCGCCGGAGGACGCGGTCTGCTCTGAGGGACTGAGTTTCGCCGCGCACGACAGCTACGCCGGTGACGACGTGACCATGGTCGAACAGGGGGCAGACTTCGCCGCCCGCCGGCTGCAGAGCCGGCTGGGATAG
- a CDS encoding hemerythrin domain-containing protein, which translates to MAQTTLHNPVDVVDFLTAQHERIKTLFDETLLAAGADREESFVRLRRLLAVHETAEEEIVHPRAARELDNGRELIKARLAEEKQAKTALSELENVDVDSEFFTEKLRELRDDVTEHAGHEERDEFAGLRAELDDTELQLLERAVKLAESIAPTRPHPGVEGALANAFVGPFASMVDRARDAILGYES; encoded by the coding sequence ATGGCACAGACGACTTTGCACAACCCGGTCGACGTGGTCGATTTCCTCACCGCGCAGCACGAGCGGATCAAGACGCTCTTCGATGAGACGCTGCTGGCTGCCGGCGCCGACCGCGAAGAGTCCTTCGTCCGGCTGCGCCGGCTGCTGGCCGTGCACGAAACCGCCGAGGAGGAGATCGTGCACCCGCGGGCCGCCCGCGAGCTCGACAACGGCCGCGAGCTGATCAAGGCCCGGCTGGCCGAGGAGAAGCAGGCCAAGACGGCTCTGAGCGAGCTGGAGAACGTCGACGTCGATTCGGAGTTCTTCACCGAAAAACTCCGGGAACTGCGCGACGACGTGACCGAGCACGCCGGTCACGAAGAGCGCGACGAATTCGCCGGGTTGCGAGCCGAACTCGACGACACCGAACTGCAGCTGCTGGAACGTGCGGTCAAACTCGCCGAGTCCATCGCGCCGACCAGGCCGCACCCCGGAGTCGAGGGTGCACTGGCCAACGCCTTCGTCGGGCCGTTCGCCTCGATGGTGGACCGGGCGCGCGACGCGATCCTGGGGTACGAGTCATGA
- a CDS encoding STAS domain-containing protein translates to MISVDGELDASNADQLAGFLQQCAAYCEWLVLDLSDLEFIGTAGFSALSTTTGRCSDAGIYCTTVPGQAVTRLLRICDPTNALPTSASVSDALSGVQGLRKVR, encoded by the coding sequence GTGATCAGCGTGGATGGTGAGCTCGACGCCTCCAATGCCGACCAGCTGGCCGGTTTCCTACAGCAGTGCGCAGCGTACTGCGAGTGGTTGGTCCTCGACCTGAGCGACCTGGAATTCATTGGCACCGCCGGCTTTTCGGCGTTGTCGACGACTACCGGCCGGTGCTCCGACGCCGGCATCTACTGCACGACAGTGCCGGGGCAGGCGGTAACCCGACTGTTACGAATCTGCGATCCCACCAACGCTTTGCCGACGAGCGCATCGGTGTCCGACGCACTCTCCGGCGTGCAGGGGCTGCGGAAGGTCCGTTAA